In Elusimicrobiota bacterium, a single window of DNA contains:
- a CDS encoding AMP-binding protein → MSTLNALLDRSAQEGGGKTALVFGEREVSFLDLRREVLEVAAGLRRAGVVKGDRVAIVHRNAPEFVVAYFAVNRLGAIAVPINFMVQKADELAYMLGDCGAKGVFTQSDFLPGLTAAAAKCAALKNLWVTDLSAPPTALIRPLHELRSPVFADDHADAAVESDVAAILYTSGTTGFPKGVMLTHRNLVTNAESSLRRMVLDRSDVTLCILPMFHSFAWTGIVLTSLRLTLTCVVFSAIAPAKPWLKAMGRRGVSLFAAVPQVYAALVREAKDWKTRAFLRYWAFRRVKIAVSGAAPLSNVVADSFQDAIGVAIDQGWGLTETSPVATISAPGAIRLGMVGPAIDGVRVKIVDDAENPLPTGAEGEICVSGDCVMKGYWNRPEDTRASFTADGWLKTGDIGVLDEDGYLAIRDRKKDMIIVKGLKVFPAQVEAVIAENPGVEESAIIGVPDEVGDEVIKAFVVLKKGCVLEKSALLQYFKDRLDAYKRPRDVEIVDALPKNALQKVLKRELRDRELKKRAAPPAARS, encoded by the coding sequence ATGTCGACCCTCAACGCGCTGCTCGACCGCTCGGCCCAGGAGGGCGGGGGGAAGACCGCCCTCGTGTTCGGAGAGCGGGAGGTCTCCTTCCTCGACCTGCGCCGGGAGGTCCTCGAGGTCGCCGCGGGCCTGCGCCGCGCCGGCGTGGTCAAGGGCGACCGCGTCGCGATCGTCCACCGCAACGCCCCCGAGTTCGTCGTCGCCTACTTCGCCGTCAACCGCCTCGGCGCGATCGCCGTGCCGATCAACTTCATGGTGCAGAAGGCCGACGAGCTCGCCTACATGCTCGGCGACTGCGGCGCGAAGGGCGTCTTCACCCAGAGCGATTTCCTTCCCGGGCTGACGGCGGCCGCGGCCAAATGCGCGGCGCTGAAAAATCTCTGGGTCACCGATCTCTCCGCGCCTCCGACCGCCTTGATCAGGCCCTTGCACGAGCTGCGGTCGCCCGTCTTCGCCGACGACCACGCGGACGCGGCCGTCGAGAGCGACGTCGCCGCGATCCTCTACACCTCGGGCACGACTGGCTTCCCCAAGGGCGTCATGCTCACGCACCGCAACCTCGTGACGAACGCCGAGTCCTCGCTGCGCCGGATGGTGCTCGACCGCTCCGACGTCACCCTGTGCATCCTGCCGATGTTCCACAGCTTCGCCTGGACCGGGATCGTGCTGACCTCGCTGCGTCTGACGCTGACGTGCGTCGTCTTCTCCGCGATCGCGCCGGCCAAGCCCTGGCTCAAGGCGATGGGCCGCCGCGGCGTGAGCCTGTTCGCCGCCGTGCCCCAGGTGTACGCCGCGCTCGTCCGCGAGGCCAAGGACTGGAAGACGCGCGCGTTCCTGCGATACTGGGCTTTCCGCCGCGTCAAGATCGCGGTCTCCGGCGCCGCGCCGCTCTCGAACGTCGTCGCCGACTCGTTCCAGGACGCCATCGGCGTCGCGATCGACCAGGGTTGGGGCCTCACCGAGACGAGCCCCGTGGCCACCATCAGCGCACCCGGCGCGATCCGCCTCGGCATGGTGGGCCCGGCCATCGACGGCGTGAGGGTGAAGATCGTCGACGACGCGGAGAATCCGCTGCCGACGGGCGCCGAGGGCGAGATCTGCGTCTCGGGCGACTGCGTGATGAAGGGCTACTGGAACCGGCCCGAGGACACCCGCGCCTCGTTCACCGCCGACGGCTGGCTCAAGACCGGCGACATCGGCGTCCTGGACGAGGACGGCTACCTCGCGATCCGCGACCGCAAGAAGGACATGATCATCGTGAAGGGCCTCAAGGTGTTCCCCGCGCAGGTCGAGGCCGTCATCGCCGAGAACCCCGGCGTCGAGGAGAGCGCGATCATCGGCGTGCCCGACGAGGTCGGAGACGAGGTCATCAAGGCCTTCGTCGTCCTCAAGAAGGGCTGCGTGCTCGAGAAGTCGGCCCTGCTCCAGTACTTCAAGGACCGCCTCGACGCCTACAAGCGCCCGCGCGACGTCGAGATCGTCGACGCCCTTCCCAAGAACGCGCTCCAGAAGGTCCTCAAGCGCGAGCTGCGCGACCGCGAGCTGAAGAAACGCGCGGCCCCGCCCGCCGCCAGGTCCTGA
- a CDS encoding HD domain-containing protein: protein MSARRVRLGAEARATLARVFAVARQPVWLVGGSIRDAALGRPFGDLDLACADARSLAAQLARAFKGTLVTLDETNAVYRLVLMPARGKTLKQIDVAGLQGKTILEDLARRDFTVNAAALELTKELPPSLPESAFIDPRGGLKDLAAGLVRADIEENLSDDPLRLLRAFRLAAQLGLTIEGKTLKAIQRRCRLIQVPAAERVAAELLMLLAVPGASSWLALMDEHALLTAVFPELEPARRCAEDYYGPGGVLKHTLEVCARVDFLLANLRTVYRPLAADLEAHIALRGGPPFRALLLLAALLHDVAKPETAKRIDGRLRFFEHDTKGAVLTEKILRRLRLSRDQIGTASAIVRQHLRPGHLAAGGPLTERAAYRFFRDLGPDAPGLLIVCWGDHASYLPEARLKRLLKTTSADVKRADLSTFKPEDARKTVHHLQLVSTLLRRWRDLSRAPVPERLLDGRDIMKALKIPPGPRIGELLERVSEAQAEGEVKSRDEALALISRLK from the coding sequence ATGTCCGCCCGGCGCGTCCGTCTGGGCGCCGAGGCGCGCGCGACGCTGGCGAGGGTCTTCGCCGTCGCCCGGCAGCCGGTGTGGCTCGTCGGCGGCTCGATCCGCGACGCGGCCCTCGGCCGGCCTTTCGGCGACCTCGACCTGGCCTGCGCCGACGCGCGCTCCCTCGCGGCCCAGCTCGCGCGCGCGTTCAAGGGCACGCTCGTCACCCTCGACGAGACGAACGCCGTGTACCGCCTCGTCCTGATGCCCGCGCGGGGCAAGACGCTCAAGCAGATCGACGTCGCCGGCCTCCAGGGCAAGACCATCCTCGAGGACCTCGCCCGGCGGGACTTCACGGTGAACGCGGCCGCGCTCGAGCTGACGAAGGAGCTGCCGCCCTCGCTCCCCGAGTCGGCGTTCATCGACCCGCGAGGCGGGCTCAAGGACCTCGCCGCCGGGCTCGTCCGCGCGGACATCGAGGAGAACCTCAGCGACGACCCGCTGCGCCTCCTGCGCGCCTTCCGCCTCGCCGCCCAGCTCGGCCTGACGATCGAGGGGAAGACGCTGAAGGCGATCCAGCGCCGCTGCCGCCTGATCCAGGTCCCCGCCGCCGAGCGCGTCGCCGCGGAGCTGCTCATGCTCCTCGCGGTCCCCGGCGCCTCGTCCTGGCTCGCCCTGATGGACGAGCACGCCCTGCTCACGGCCGTCTTCCCCGAGCTCGAGCCGGCGCGCCGCTGCGCCGAGGATTACTACGGCCCCGGCGGGGTGCTGAAGCACACGCTCGAGGTCTGCGCCCGCGTGGATTTCCTGCTCGCGAACCTGCGCACGGTCTACCGGCCGCTCGCCGCCGACCTGGAGGCGCACATCGCGCTGCGCGGCGGCCCGCCGTTCCGCGCCCTGCTGCTCCTCGCGGCGCTTCTGCACGACGTCGCCAAGCCCGAGACCGCGAAGAGGATCGACGGGCGCCTGCGCTTCTTCGAGCACGACACGAAGGGCGCGGTCCTCACGGAGAAGATCCTGCGCCGCCTGCGCCTCTCGCGGGACCAGATCGGCACCGCGTCGGCCATCGTGCGCCAGCACCTGCGCCCAGGCCATCTGGCGGCCGGCGGACCGCTGACTGAGCGCGCGGCGTACCGCTTCTTCCGCGACCTCGGCCCCGACGCCCCGGGCCTGCTGATCGTCTGCTGGGGCGACCACGCCAGCTACCTTCCCGAGGCGCGCCTCAAGCGCCTCCTCAAGACGACCTCCGCCGACGTCAAGCGCGCCGACCTCTCGACGTTCAAGCCGGAGGACGCGCGCAAGACCGTCCACCATCTCCAGCTCGTCTCGACTTTGCTGCGACGGTGGCGGGACCTGTCGCGCGCCCCGGTCCCCGAACGCCTGCTCGACGGCCGCGACATCATGAAGGCCCTGAAGATCCCGCCCGGACCCCGGATCGGGGAGCTCCTCGAGCGCGTCAGCGAGGCGCAGGCCGAGGGGGAAGTCAAAAGCCGCGACGAGGCCCTGGCCCTGATCTCACGCCTGAAATGA